From Denitrovibrio acetiphilus DSM 12809, the proteins below share one genomic window:
- the nusG gene encoding transcription termination/antitermination protein NusG — MAKQWYVVHTYSGFEKRVVTLLEEKVKNEKLADQIDDVLIPTEDVIELKKGKKKVSKKKTFPGYILVHMEMSTTNWHVVKSIPKVTGFVGGINPVPIPEHDVKAMIDLAKSESPRIASKYVEGDTVEVIDGPFLGFTGTVDEVNPDKEKVRVIVSIFGRQTPVELDYLQVKRVG; from the coding sequence CGTGGTTCACACCTATTCAGGATTCGAGAAGCGTGTTGTTACGCTACTTGAAGAAAAGGTGAAAAACGAGAAGCTCGCAGATCAGATCGACGATGTTCTGATCCCTACAGAAGATGTAATAGAGCTTAAGAAAGGAAAAAAGAAGGTCAGTAAAAAGAAGACCTTCCCTGGCTATATTCTTGTGCACATGGAAATGAGCACCACCAACTGGCATGTCGTTAAAAGCATTCCTAAGGTGACTGGCTTTGTGGGCGGAATAAACCCCGTTCCTATCCCTGAACATGATGTTAAAGCCATGATAGACCTTGCTAAATCAGAATCTCCCAGAATCGCTTCTAAATATGTTGAAGGCGACACTGTGGAAGTTATTGACGGACCATTCCTCGGTTTCACAGGTACTGTGGACGAGGTTAATCCTGACAAAGAGAAGGTACGCGTTATCGTAAGTATTTTCGGAAGACAAACCCCTGTAGAGCTTGATTATCTACAGGTTAAAAGAGTGGGTTAA
- the rplK gene encoding 50S ribosomal protein L11, which translates to MAKKVSGQLKLQIPAGKANPSPPVGPALGQRGVNIMDFCKAFNAETQNLGDSIIPVVITVYEDRSFSFVTKTPPVSDLIKKELSIKSASQTPGKAVAGHLKKDQLQKIAEIKLPDLNTNDVEQAMKIVAGSARSMGITTD; encoded by the coding sequence ATGGCCAAGAAAGTATCAGGTCAGCTTAAACTCCAGATTCCGGCAGGGAAGGCAAACCCTTCTCCTCCAGTTGGTCCCGCGCTCGGTCAGCGTGGTGTCAACATTATGGATTTTTGCAAGGCCTTCAACGCTGAGACACAGAACCTGGGTGACTCTATCATTCCTGTGGTAATCACAGTTTATGAAGACAGAAGTTTCTCTTTTGTAACAAAGACACCGCCAGTTTCTGACCTAATCAAAAAAGAGCTGAGTATTAAAAGTGCATCCCAGACACCCGGAAAGGCTGTTGCGGGACACCTGAAAAAAGATCAGCTGCAGAAGATTGCGGAGATCAAACTTCCCGATCTTAACACAAACGATGTAGAACAGGCGATGAAAATTGTCGCAGGTTCAGCCCGCAGTATGGGCATCACAACAGACTAA
- the rplL gene encoding 50S ribosomal protein L7/L12, producing the protein MSVTKEQVIEFIENMTVIELSELVKELEDKFGVSASAPVAMMAAGPAAGGEAAAAEQTEFTVELTAAGDKKVQVIKVVREITGLGLKEAKALVDGAPAPVKEGVSKEEAEELKAKIEEAGASVTVK; encoded by the coding sequence ATGTCAGTAACTAAAGAACAAGTAATTGAATTTATCGAGAACATGACTGTTATCGAGCTTTCTGAGCTCGTAAAAGAACTCGAAGACAAATTTGGTGTTTCCGCATCTGCTCCAGTTGCTATGATGGCTGCTGGCCCTGCAGCTGGCGGCGAAGCAGCTGCTGCTGAGCAAACAGAATTCACTGTTGAACTTACAGCCGCTGGCGATAAAAAAGTACAGGTTATTAAAGTTGTACGTGAGATCACAGGTCTCGGACTTAAAGAAGCTAAGGCTCTTGTTGACGGTGCTCCTGCTCCTGTTAAAGAAGGCGTATCTAAAGAAGAAGCTGAAGAGCTTAAAGCTAAAATCGAAGAAGCAGGCGCTTCTGTAACAGTTAAGTAA
- the rplA gene encoding 50S ribosomal protein L1: MARGKQYQAASGKIDSEKSYNLEEAIALAKEAAFAKFDETIDIAVKLGVNPKHADQMVRGSVSLPHGTGRDVKVLVFCKGDKQKDAQDAGADFVGDDELIARVQDGWTDFDKVVATPDMMAQVGKLGKVLGPRGLMPNPKVGTVTQDVAKVVKELKAGMIEFRVDKVGIIHSVVGKKSFEDGKLKDNITALLDTLVKLKPASAKGQYVRGIYISATMGPRVKLDHSKIVNEL; this comes from the coding sequence ATGGCTAGAGGAAAACAGTACCAGGCTGCCTCAGGTAAGATAGACTCAGAAAAATCTTACAACCTGGAAGAGGCTATAGCTCTCGCTAAAGAAGCCGCATTCGCTAAGTTCGACGAAACTATTGATATTGCTGTTAAACTGGGTGTAAATCCTAAACATGCAGATCAGATGGTTCGCGGATCAGTGAGTCTTCCCCACGGTACAGGACGCGACGTAAAAGTTCTTGTATTTTGCAAAGGCGACAAACAGAAAGATGCACAGGATGCCGGCGCTGACTTTGTCGGCGACGACGAACTTATCGCAAGGGTTCAGGACGGATGGACTGATTTTGACAAAGTAGTAGCAACACCTGACATGATGGCTCAGGTGGGTAAATTGGGTAAGGTTCTCGGGCCAAGAGGTCTTATGCCTAACCCTAAAGTAGGAACAGTAACACAAGACGTAGCAAAAGTTGTTAAAGAGCTTAAAGCAGGTATGATCGAATTCAGAGTCGACAAAGTAGGTATAATCCACTCTGTCGTCGGAAAGAAAAGTTTTGAAGACGGTAAGCTGAAAGATAACATCACAGCGTTGCTTGACACACTGGTCAAGCTGAAACCGGCAAGTGCCAAAGGGCAATATGTTAGGGGCATTTATATTTCTGCAACGATGGGCCCCAGAGTCAAACTTGACCACTCAAAAATAGTGAACGAACTGTAA
- the rplJ gene encoding 50S ribosomal protein L10 — protein MKKADKEQLVAELSAQVKDSDALFLTNYKGLTYLQQTAVRSEIKEKGSDFKVVKNTLLKIALNNNDIDSMDSYLVEPTACAIVTGDVAAVAKTIKKYAKEFDKFEIKAGYLDGNVLTANDVNVLADLPSRDELLAKMLSSMNAPVSNFVSLLANIPRSLVNVLTAVKDKKDN, from the coding sequence GTGAAAAAAGCTGATAAAGAACAACTGGTAGCTGAGCTTAGTGCTCAGGTAAAAGATTCCGATGCGCTGTTTTTGACGAACTACAAAGGTCTTACATATCTTCAGCAGACTGCTGTAAGAAGTGAGATCAAAGAAAAAGGTAGCGATTTCAAAGTCGTCAAAAACACACTTTTGAAAATTGCTCTTAACAACAACGATATAGACTCTATGGATTCATACCTCGTAGAGCCTACTGCATGTGCTATTGTTACCGGCGACGTTGCTGCTGTCGCTAAAACAATCAAGAAATACGCGAAAGAATTTGATAAGTTTGAAATTAAAGCTGGTTACCTCGACGGTAACGTACTCACAGCAAATGATGTTAATGTACTGGCAGACCTGCCGAGCCGCGACGAGCTGCTTGCTAAAATGCTCAGTAGCATGAACGCTCCTGTGTCCAACTTCGTATCGCTTCTTGCTAATATTCCAAGAAGCCTCGTGAACGTGCTGACCGCTGTGAAAGATAAAAAAGATAACTAA